The sequence TACCTATGGGCGTGATGGCCGATATTGGTATGCCAGTTGGTTTGACCTTCGCAGGCCGCGCCTATGACGATAACAACCTGCTTAAATTTGCAGGTGCATTTGAGTCAACAGGTGACAGGCGCATGATTCCGCCGCGCACACCAAAGCTTGGCCAATAAGCGCTAAGACAATGCATAAGCCCAAGCACTAAATGTATGAGCTTAAAAATGAAAACGGGATTTGCACCAGAATGCCAATCCCGTTTTTTTAATACCGACGTCAATACCTTTTCAACAAAGCTAGACTCATGCTGCTATAAAACATGCTGCTGTAAAACAGACAGCAACACTTAACGCGTCTTATCTTAATGCCAAGAGTTCTTTTCTGACGATCTCTGCGCCTGCACTTAAGGCATTGAGTTTACCTCTTGCGACTTGATGCGATAAGGGCGTCATGCCGCAGTTGGTGCAAGGATAGAGCTTGTCGGCATCGACAAATTTAAGGGCTTTTCGTAGGGTGTCAGCCACTTCCTCAGCGGTTTCAATGGTGTCGGTGGCAACATCAATCGCACCGACCATGACTTTTTTACCGCGAATGAGTTCAAGTAGTTCCATTGGCACATGGGAGTTGTGACATTCTAGCGAGATAATATCGATATTAGACTTTTGCAGTTTAGGAAACGCTTCTTCATATTGGCGCCACTCTGAGCCCAAGGTTTTTTTCCACTCTGTATTGGCTTTGATGCCGTAACCATAACAAATATGCACCGCCGTTTCGCATTTAAGCCCTTCAATGGCTCTTTCTAAACACGCAATACCCCAATCGTTTACCTCATCAAAAAACACATTAAAGGCAGGCTCATCAAATTGGATAATATCAACACCCGCCGCTTCTAATTCTTTGGCTTCCTCATTAAGAATTTTGGCAAATTCCCACGCGAGCTTTTCGCGACTTTTATAATGGTCATCATAAAGCGTATCTATCATGGTCATAGGGCCAGGCAGCGCCCATTTAATCCGTTGCGTGGTTTGCTTGCGTAAAAATTTGGCATCCTCAACAAACACCGACTTTTGGCGGCTCACTGGGCCGACAACCGTGGGCACGCTCGCATCATAGCGATCACGAATTTTAACGATTTTACGTTTTGAAAAATCAAC is a genomic window of Shewanella putrefaciens containing:
- a CDS encoding methionine synthase is translated as MTTRLNKTSLNQTLLPTSTAGSLPKPLWLAEPETLWSPWKLQGEELITGKHDALRLSLQDQQLAGIDIVSDGEQTRQHFVTTFIEHLNGVDFSKRKIVKIRDRYDASVPTVVGPVSRQKSVFVEDAKFLRKQTTQRIKWALPGPMTMIDTLYDDHYKSREKLAWEFAKILNEEAKELEAAGVDIIQFDEPAFNVFFDEVNDWGIACLERAIEGLKCETAVHICYGYGIKANTEWKKTLGSEWRQYEEAFPKLQKSNIDIISLECHNSHVPMELLELIRGKKVMVGAIDVATDTIETAEEVADTLRKALKFVDADKLYPCTNCGMTPLSHQVARGKLNALSAGAEIVRKELLALR